The Myxocyprinus asiaticus isolate MX2 ecotype Aquarium Trade chromosome 39, UBuf_Myxa_2, whole genome shotgun sequence genome window below encodes:
- the LOC127429974 gene encoding somatostatin-2-like, with the protein MRLCKLHYYLALLGLSLVLCGRGGDSQLEPDMDFHHRRLLQRARAIGFATQDRTKKDIEELLSQLSMPEMGARENDVSMARGNEELRMELERSVENTNQLPARERKAGCKNFYWKGFTSC; encoded by the exons ATGAGACTGTGCAAGCTTCACTATTATTTGGCTCTGTTGGGTCTGTCTCTTGTGCTATGTGGCCGCGGTGGTGACTCCCAACTAGAACCGGACATGGACTTCCACCATCGCAGACTTCTGCAGAGAGCACGTGCGATTGGATTTGCTACACAG GACAGGACTAAGAAAGACATAGAGGAGCTGCTATCCCAATTGTCCATGCCTGAGATGGGGGCTCGTGAGAATGATGTTTCCATGGCACGTGGGAACGAGGAACTGCGTATGGAGCTAGAGCGTTCCGTGGAGAACACAAACCAGCTCCCTGCTCGAGAACGCAAAGCAGGATGCAAAAACTTCTACTGGAAGGGCTTCACTTCCTGCTGA